Genomic window (Pirellulaceae bacterium):
GCACAAACGACTCCATCGCTTGACGAGGCCGATTGGGCTGCTTATTGAAGAAATTGACGAATTCCATCATGCGCGCGATCGACGTATTGAAGCTGCGGGACGCGAGATCTTCGGTGACCGCCTTGATTGTTTTATGCAGAAACCGGCTCTGATCATCTGTACAGTCGACATCCTGGAGCATCGGGTGGAGCGTATCTGTTTCGGCCCGATCATCAATCATCAGCCGCCAAACCCGATCGAGGAATTTGCGGACGCCGTCGACGCCAGACATGCTCCAAGGTTTGGTCGCCTCCAGAGGCCCCATAAACATTTCATAGAGTCGCAAGGCATCGGCTCCGTACTCCCGCACTATCTCGTCAGGATTGACGACATTTCCGCGACTCTTGGACATCTTGAAGGCCCGAGAATCAATTCGAATTTCCGGGTGATCAGCAAGCACAAATGAGTCACCCTGCTTCTGAACATCCTCGGGAGACACATTAACTGATTGCAAGCCCGCCCCGTCAGAGCTTCGCACCGCCTGCCCGTTCGCAGCGCTTGTCGCATCGCTTGTCGACACCCAGTTTTGCTGCTGATCTTGCCAGCCGGTGTACTCCATTTCGCCAAGAATCATTCCTTGGTTCACCAGTTGTCGGAATGGCTCGGGGGAGGTCACATGGCCTCGATCAAAAAGTACCTGATGCCAAAAACGTGAATAAAGCAAATGCAAAACGGCATGTTCGGCCCCCCCAATGTACAAATCGACGGGCATCCAACGGCGTTCTTTTTCCAAATCGATGAAAGCGTCCGAATTTTCAGGATCGATAAATCGGAGGAAGTACCAACAAGATCCGGCCCATTGAGGCATCGTATTCGTTTCGCGACGATACCGTTTGCCATCGATCACAGGATACAACCAATCGTCATCAGCCTTGGCCAGCGGCGGCTCGGGACGACCATGCGGCTTGTAATCTTCCAGGTGAGGCAAGTCGACTGGCAAATCCGCGACTGGTACCGGTCGCTTCAATCCATTCGGCTTTCCATCCTCATCCAATTCATGCAGGATCGGAAACGGCTCGCCCCAAAAACGCTGTCGGCTGAATAGCCAATCTCGCAGCTTGTAGTTAACGGCCGCCTGTCCAATACTCTGCCCGTTCAAATCCCCAATGATCTGATCTTTGAATGCCTCGGTGGTCAAACCGTCGTATGCCGCTGAGTTGATCGCCGTTCCGACACCGGCAAAAACTTGTTTGCCCCGCAATACTTGCTCGCGGTCGACGTCCGAAGACTCACCAGGATCGACAACGGCAACGATCGGGATTTTGTACTGCGCCGCAAATTCAAAGTCACGTATATCATGGCCAGGCACCGCCATAATGGCGCCAGTTCCGTAGCTAATCAACACGTAATCGGCAATCCAAATCGGGATCTTCTTACCGTTCACTGGATTGATCGCATGCGAGCCTGAAAAGACACCACTCTTGGTTTTGGTCAATTCCGTCCGTTCCAGATCGCTCTTCGACGCAGCAGACTGGCAATAAGCTTGCACAGCATCGGCTTGCTCAGCAGCCGTCAAACGTTCAACAAACGGATGTTCGGGCGCGATCACCATATAGGTAGCGCCATACAACGTATCGGGCCGAGTCGTGTAGACTCGCAGTACATCGTCCGTTGGATCAAGAGGCCATTCAGTCTGCGCGCGGCCCGCCTTCCAAGCGTCGAAATCTTCAGCAGCTCCGATGAAAAAATCGACCTCGGCGCCCGTGCTGCGGCCAATCCAATTTCGTTGCAACGCTTTGATACTTTCGGACCAATTAAGGTCGTCAAGTCCTGACTCCAAGCGGTCTGCGTACGCTGTAATTCGCAGCATCCACTGACGCAGCGGAATTCGTTTCACGGGATGGGAGCCCCGTTCACTCAATCCATCGATAACTTCTTCGTTTGCCAATACGGTTCCCAGCGCGGGGCACCAATTGACCAATGCGTCACTTTGACAGGCCAGACGATGCTCGTCCTGGTATTCACGAACGGCTCGCTCCCCCTGGGCTGCAATCTCAGCCGGTATGGGCAACTCGTCGATCGGCCGACCTTTTTTTTGGTCCGTGTCGAACCAAGTGTCGTAAATGACCAAAAAAATCCATTGCGTCCAACGAAAGTAATCTACATCCGTGGTGGCAATTTCCCGGTCCCAGTCGTAGCTAAAACCGAGCATTTTTAGCTGGCGACGGAAAGTTGCAATGTTTTGTTCGGTCTGTACCCGAGGCGGAGTGTTGGTTTTGATCGCATGCTCTTCGGCCGGCAAACCAAAAGCATCAAATCCCATCGGATGAAGAACGTCATATCCCCGCATGCGGTAAAATCGACTGACAATGTCGGTCGCGGTGTAACCCTCCGGATGCCCCACATGCAAGCCATCACCGCTTGGATAGGGAAACATATCCAATGCATAGAGTTTTTTGTCGCCCGGTAGCTCGGGGGCACGAAACGTCCGATTCGACTCCCAAAAAGACTGCCATTTGGGTTCGATCTGGGCTGGATTGTATCTCGGCATGGGAGTTTCCCCGGACGTGATTGAGAGTCGCGACAAGTGCGAACAGTTCGGCGGTTAAAATCGGCGATTCTACTGTCTCCCGAATAGACAGCAAAGATGTCGCCGGAGAAGCCAAGCCCCAGATATCAAGATTTTGTGCAATTCCATCCTGATCCCGAGCGATCAAGATTATCGTGATTCGCCCAAGAATCTTCCGAACTGCCCATCTTCTTGTTAGAATCGGAGAGGAAGGACTAACGTCGGCGATCGCATTGCTGCCTTTCGATTTGCCCCGTGTGATTCCCACCCTAAATCGGCCCCCGCTTCGGCAATCTGGATGCTCCGCGGTTGGACCTCAACCCCTATTTAGAAACAACCTACTTCCATGCTCTATGGTCACCGAAACCTGATTTTGGCAGAAGTCGAGCGAGATGCGATGCGTCAAGCAGCCGCCTTCAATGCAGAAGTGATGGATTTTGTTCGCCCTCATGTAAAAGAGGGCGTCACGACTGCGGAAATTGATCGACTCGTCCATGACTACACCAGCCAACATGGCCATGATCTCGCCTGCCTGGGCTATCAGGGATATCCGAAGAGCTGCTGTACGAGCATCAACGAAGTCGTTTGTCACGGAATTCCGGACAACTACGCGCTTCAAAGGGGTGACATCGTGAATGTCGACCTCACATCGATCGTGGATGGCTGGTTCGGTGATCAATCGGAAACCTTCTTGATTGGAGAGGTAGCCGAAGAAGCGAAACAAGTCACACAAACCTCGTTTGATTGTCTCTATTTGGCCATCAATGCCATACTCCCCGGATGTCGAGTGGCAGAAATCGGGCGTGAGATCGTCCGACATGCACAAAACGAGGGACTCAGCGTCGTTCGCGAATATGTGGGTCACGGCATTGGTCGCCGATTCCACCAAGACCCCTCCATACCTCATTACCCAAACCGCCAATCATACTCAGACCGACTCGAACCGGGCATGTGTTTTACGATCGAACCGATGATCAATGTGGGAACAAGACACACCCAACTGGATCGTAAAGACGGTTGGACCGTCCGCACAAAAGATGGAAAGCTCTCGGCGCAATTTGAACACACCATCTTGATGACAGAAGATGGGCCAGAAATACTTACACTCACAAAGCTCGGGCCCCAAGCAGGCCATCGGTTCGATTCTCAAGCTTAAGTGAGCGTAATGGCGTTAATTACAATCGGTTCATTTGTCTTCTTCACAGCCCTTGTTGGCTTGCTCACCTACCGATTAACGCGAAAGGACGATCACGAAAGTTCGATCGGTTACTTTCTTGCTGGTCGTCGATTGACCGGCGGATACATTGCCGGCTCGTTGATGTTGACCAATCTGTCAACCGAACAGCTGGTAGGTCTTAACGGTGCAGCCTTTACGGACGGCATTTCCGTGATGGCCTGGGAGGTTCTCGCCGGTCTCTCTTTGGTGGCGATGGGATTGTTCTTTTTGCCCCGTTATCTCAAAGGTGGGATTGCCACGATCCCTGAATTGCTGGAGGACCGATTCGATAAAACCACGCGGCTAATCACATCCTTGATTTTCCTCGTGGCTTACACCTGTATTCTGCTTCCCATCTTGCTCTATACCGGAGCCGTAGGACTTTCTGGCATCCTGGACGTCCAATCATTACTGGGCATTGGGTCGGAACAAACCATCCTCTGGGTCGTCGTTTGGATGGTTGGCATCATCGGTTCCATCTACGCAATTTTTGGGGGTCTTCGTACGGTCGCCGTATCCGACACCATTAATGGGTTTGGTCTGTTCGCGGGCGGTGTGTTGATAACGTTCCTCGGTCTCCAAGCAGTGAGCGGAGGCGAAGGCTGGTTAGAAGGCTGGCGAATTCTGCGAGAAAGCAACCCCGAAAAATTCAACTCCATCGGCAGTGCGAAGCAATCCGTGCCGTTTTCGACGCTCTTCACAGGCGTCATCATCATCAACCTGTTTTATTGGTGTACCAATCAGCAGATCATTCAGCGAGCACTTGGAGCCAGCAGTCTGGCCGAGGGACAGCGAGGTGTGATGGTCGCATCGGTGCTCAAACTGTTAGCCCCCATCATTCTGGTCATTCCCGGCATCATCGCCTTTCACCTGTTTGCAGCGGACGGCATTCACCAAGACCAAGCGTATGGTGCGTTGGTGCGAGAAGTGCTGCCCGGGTGGATGCGGGGATTCTTTGCTGCGGTCGTCGTGGGCGCCATCTTAAGCTCATTCAATTCCGCCTTGAACAGCACCGCTACTCTCTTTAGTTTGGGAATCTACAAGGCTCAATTGAATCCGAATGCGAGCCAAGCCCAGGTCATTCGCTCGGGCAAGATCTGCGGCACAGTACTGGCCGTTACGGCCATGTCGACGGCCCCGTTACTTTACGGACAAGACAGTATCTTTGGATACTTGCAAAAGATGAATGCACTTTACTTCATTCCCATCTTTTCCGTGGTGATCATCGGATTGACCACGCGACGCGTTCCGGCGGCAGCCGCATCGACGGCCTTGATTCTTGGCTGCGTGCTGATCGCACTGGGCTATTTCGTACCGAGCTTCGCTGGGTTGCTCAAACCGATCGGCGACTTTCACTTCGTCGGTGGAGTGTTTCTGCTGTTGATCGTGATGATGCTCGCATGGGGCGCCATCACCCCCCGCTCGACACCGTACGAGCAACAGTATACCGGGGATGTTGACCTGACCCCCTGGCGTTGGGCCAAACCGATGGCCGCCATGATTGTCGTGATCGTTTTGTTTGTCTACGCCTATTTTGCCGACTTTTCCATCCTGTCCCAATAACGACCGGACGGATTCCCAATCAAGCGGACTGCAACTCACGGGCACTCTCCGCCCATTGAATCCAGGCAGTGACTTCTGCCAGATCAGGTCGTTTACCGTTTCGCATAATGCGTTTTCCTTCACTGGTTCGAATAAATCGCTTGACTTTATCGTGCAACTCATCGGCGAGTGAGGAGGCCAATTGACGCGGGGTGGTGATGCCGCAGGCGACGAGAATTTGCGCGTCATGTCCACGCAAGTTGGGAATCCGACAAACTAATTGCGTCTGCAATTGCCATTCGCGGATCAGTTTTGACGTAATCCGCCGATAATCAATTTGATCTGCAACCTTGTCAGGGTCTTTATCGAGTAATTCGGCAACGGTGTGGACATCAACGGCTTGGAATCGTTCGGCCGTTTTCGGACCAATCGATGGTGCATCGACGATTGGATCTGACAGTTCGAGGAAAAACCGCATCGGTGCCTCGCGCGATGGCGTTTCCGCAATTGGCTGAGCAACGACACGCGACCGCGTTGACCTTGGCTTGCTGGACTCGGATCGCGGAGCAACCTTTGGTGCAGAAATCCTTGGTGGGATAGCACGCGTCATCACGGTTCGATTGCGACGATAGCGGGATTGACGGGCGGCTTGAATCCACCGAGACAGCCGCGATCGCTCGTAACGAGAAATCGCCCCAAATCGATTCCGGTGCTCCGCACTGACCAAACACTGCTCAATCCGACGATGCAATTCAGACACATCAATGTAGGAGAGTTCCTGGGGATCATCGACCCCGCACACGACCAACAACGTGGCGTCATTGGCACTTAAACCCACGTAGCACTGCATCGTCACAATGGATTGCCAGTAATTCACTGACGGCGCCGTGATGCCGGTACCGGCCAACAGTTGTTCGGCCCGTTCAGGATCTAACTCAAGAAAGCTGCGAACGACTTCGACTTCAATCTCTTGGAGCCGCGTGACAAAGGTGGCGTCCAAGCCTTCGACTTGCGTTAACAGCGTATCGTCGGAAACATTTCGTTCGCTTCGCACAAGGCTTTCACTGTCAGCATACTCGGCGCGAGCCCGGCGACTGGCATCCCATTGCTGGACCCAGTCATAGGTATGATCTCGTCGATTCCCTTGCGGTGGTTGCGGATAGGATTCAGCCATTCGACTTGGAATCCGATCTAATTGCAGAGCATCGCGACGGGGAGAAGTTTCCACGCTGCTTTCTCGTTGCTGCAATTTGAAACGACGGCCCCGCATGTTGGGAAAGAGCTGCAACACATGCTCATGCCGTGTAAACAAAATCGTCTGATGACCACGACTGGAAAATTCTTCCAACACTTCCGCAGTGGATTGCGCGCGGGAGGAATCGATATTCACAAACAGGTCATTCAGTAGTACAGGCAGCACCACGCCACGTTGATGGTAGGCGGCCACAAGCGCTAAACTGAGGCTCAAATAGGTCTGGTCCCGCGTACCGCGGCTGAGTTCGCCGTAACGAAACGGTTTGGAATCCGCGTCATCGATCCAAACCTCATGCGACTCATTAATACGAATCCGACGAAAAGCACCGCCGGTCATTCGCTGCAATAGGACTGACGCATCACGTATAATCGCGGACGGACCAAGCGTCGCTTTTAGCTGTTCAATTTCGCGATACAAAGCATTATCACGATCTCGCAGTTGCCGACGCTCCTCAGCTCGGCAAATGCGATCCTCAACATTAGCAAGGTCGTGACGCAACGACTCAAGACGACGATGCTCCTCAATTTGCTCCCGACTCGCCAGCAGCAACTCAAGACGCCTTTCGAGTGTATTCATTTCCGCTTGCAGATTTTGAACGCGTGTACCGAGAAAGTCGCGGCGCTTAACAAGGTGATTCAATCGAGTCTCAAGCACGAAATCTGTCGTCAGTCGCCGATTGAAAGCGGTCGATCCATCGCTGACGGCAGCCTGACCGCTCATCGTCTCGCTGATCTCATACCAAGGTCGAATCACACTGTCACCAATATAGTCAGTCCACTGAGCTGATCCTTGCGGTGGTGCCAATTCCCCGCTCATTAACGAATCACGTCGTTGCCCCAGTTCCTGAATCAGGTCGGTTAACTCGGACTCGCAACGACGCAAGCTTTGTCGTTCTCGAGCATGGTCCTGATAGCGAGCCGCAGTCTTTTGACGCTGCACTTCACTATGTAAATGTTGAACATCATCGCGCATCGTTTGCAACGCAGCGCCAAGAATAGACTTCATGTAATCTCTGGCCGCCACGTGATCCTCGAATTCGTCTGGCAAGGACAAATCACTCACATCCTGTTCGATGTCGTCAATCTGGAATCCAAGCGTCCTCAAGAACAGCTTCAAGTCGGCTTCGTCGCGTCCGGACGTCGAGCGAGCCTGTGTCTCCCACTCCGACATGCGAGCCTGCAAT
Coding sequences:
- a CDS encoding DUF4332 domain-containing protein → MSSTPSRDVRFSNFRSFPVKLAFLNIERFGARSNLQLDDLSQQLNVVYGPNGSGKTTIINFVRWVLYGNDDEVSRRYRAPSTTQAAGSLRIVDGDQQVRVVTRRDDGSTGGHVSISRATGDFVDYEQTRLTGVDLDEYAHLFSFGFNQPPAIDRTVKIAAERGFELTYDQNQIRRLKELDLQLADVQRTYQGMPESEEGLPMLSSRREEIQREIEAFERRRLERFAEIDTEANQIKGNMSRRRAQLVEVEASLRRAEDKIELRRRQIEEASREAAKLREETIESGRREVSEIDDQIQQWHNVLQAIRERLEGLQARMSEWETQARSTSGRDEADLKLFLRTLGFQIDDIEQDVSDLSLPDEFEDHVAARDYMKSILGAALQTMRDDVQHLHSEVQRQKTAARYQDHARERQSLRRCESELTDLIQELGQRRDSLMSGELAPPQGSAQWTDYIGDSVIRPWYEISETMSGQAAVSDGSTAFNRRLTTDFVLETRLNHLVKRRDFLGTRVQNLQAEMNTLERRLELLLASREQIEEHRRLESLRHDLANVEDRICRAEERRQLRDRDNALYREIEQLKATLGPSAIIRDASVLLQRMTGGAFRRIRINESHEVWIDDADSKPFRYGELSRGTRDQTYLSLSLALVAAYHQRGVVLPVLLNDLFVNIDSSRAQSTAEVLEEFSSRGHQTILFTRHEHVLQLFPNMRGRRFKLQQRESSVETSPRRDALQLDRIPSRMAESYPQPPQGNRRDHTYDWVQQWDASRRARAEYADSESLVRSERNVSDDTLLTQVEGLDATFVTRLQEIEVEVVRSFLELDPERAEQLLAGTGITAPSVNYWQSIVTMQCYVGLSANDATLLVVCGVDDPQELSYIDVSELHRRIEQCLVSAEHRNRFGAISRYERSRLSRWIQAARQSRYRRNRTVMTRAIPPRISAPKVAPRSESSKPRSTRSRVVAQPIAETPSREAPMRFFLELSDPIVDAPSIGPKTAERFQAVDVHTVAELLDKDPDKVADQIDYRRITSKLIREWQLQTQLVCRIPNLRGHDAQILVACGITTPRQLASSLADELHDKVKRFIRTSEGKRIMRNGKRPDLAEVTAWIQWAESARELQSA
- the leuS gene encoding leucine--tRNA ligase; amino-acid sequence: MPRYNPAQIEPKWQSFWESNRTFRAPELPGDKKLYALDMFPYPSGDGLHVGHPEGYTATDIVSRFYRMRGYDVLHPMGFDAFGLPAEEHAIKTNTPPRVQTEQNIATFRRQLKMLGFSYDWDREIATTDVDYFRWTQWIFLVIYDTWFDTDQKKGRPIDELPIPAEIAAQGERAVREYQDEHRLACQSDALVNWCPALGTVLANEEVIDGLSERGSHPVKRIPLRQWMLRITAYADRLESGLDDLNWSESIKALQRNWIGRSTGAEVDFFIGAAEDFDAWKAGRAQTEWPLDPTDDVLRVYTTRPDTLYGATYMVIAPEHPFVERLTAAEQADAVQAYCQSAASKSDLERTELTKTKSGVFSGSHAINPVNGKKIPIWIADYVLISYGTGAIMAVPGHDIRDFEFAAQYKIPIVAVVDPGESSDVDREQVLRGKQVFAGVGTAINSAAYDGLTTEAFKDQIIGDLNGQSIGQAAVNYKLRDWLFSRQRFWGEPFPILHELDEDGKPNGLKRPVPVADLPVDLPHLEDYKPHGRPEPPLAKADDDWLYPVIDGKRYRRETNTMPQWAGSCWYFLRFIDPENSDAFIDLEKERRWMPVDLYIGGAEHAVLHLLYSRFWHQVLFDRGHVTSPEPFRQLVNQGMILGEMEYTGWQDQQQNWVSTSDATSAANGQAVRSSDGAGLQSVNVSPEDVQKQGDSFVLADHPEIRIDSRAFKMSKSRGNVVNPDEIVREYGADALRLYEMFMGPLEATKPWSMSGVDGVRKFLDRVWRLMIDDRAETDTLHPMLQDVDCTDDQSRFLHKTIKAVTEDLASRSFNTSIARMMEFVNFFNKQPNRPRQAMESFVLLLAPLAPHICEELWSQLGYETTLAYEPWPEFDPSLTVDDVIEVPVQIKGKLRARVKVPADCSAADLEQVAKSDPKIVEQLEGKQIVKVIVIPGRLVNFVIR
- the map gene encoding type I methionyl aminopeptidase gives rise to the protein MLYGHRNLILAEVERDAMRQAAAFNAEVMDFVRPHVKEGVTTAEIDRLVHDYTSQHGHDLACLGYQGYPKSCCTSINEVVCHGIPDNYALQRGDIVNVDLTSIVDGWFGDQSETFLIGEVAEEAKQVTQTSFDCLYLAINAILPGCRVAEIGREIVRHAQNEGLSVVREYVGHGIGRRFHQDPSIPHYPNRQSYSDRLEPGMCFTIEPMINVGTRHTQLDRKDGWTVRTKDGKLSAQFEHTILMTEDGPEILTLTKLGPQAGHRFDSQA
- a CDS encoding solute:sodium symporter family transporter yields the protein MALITIGSFVFFTALVGLLTYRLTRKDDHESSIGYFLAGRRLTGGYIAGSLMLTNLSTEQLVGLNGAAFTDGISVMAWEVLAGLSLVAMGLFFLPRYLKGGIATIPELLEDRFDKTTRLITSLIFLVAYTCILLPILLYTGAVGLSGILDVQSLLGIGSEQTILWVVVWMVGIIGSIYAIFGGLRTVAVSDTINGFGLFAGGVLITFLGLQAVSGGEGWLEGWRILRESNPEKFNSIGSAKQSVPFSTLFTGVIIINLFYWCTNQQIIQRALGASSLAEGQRGVMVASVLKLLAPIILVIPGIIAFHLFAADGIHQDQAYGALVREVLPGWMRGFFAAVVVGAILSSFNSALNSTATLFSLGIYKAQLNPNASQAQVIRSGKICGTVLAVTAMSTAPLLYGQDSIFGYLQKMNALYFIPIFSVVIIGLTTRRVPAAAASTALILGCVLIALGYFVPSFAGLLKPIGDFHFVGGVFLLLIVMMLAWGAITPRSTPYEQQYTGDVDLTPWRWAKPMAAMIVVIVLFVYAYFADFSILSQ